Proteins co-encoded in one Candidatus Limnocylindrales bacterium genomic window:
- a CDS encoding VTT domain-containing protein, translating into MRLLIIPVFYFLFTGLLWFTIGDRLDLPESFDEVVPWLRSFQSWAWAVAMAVVIADFLLPMPSTPALIGLGVIYGPWTGGALGGVACTTAGMMGFGLARMLGRRGALWLVDERELAAVERFYSRWGIYAVVFGRAVGGPAEWLVLTAGISGMSWLRALLGVMAGGFAAAFVHAMLGDIAVQRPLLALVIVLTLAGAMALVARWMIRARR; encoded by the coding sequence ATGCGGCTGCTCATCATCCCGGTCTTCTACTTCCTGTTCACCGGGCTGCTCTGGTTCACCATCGGCGATCGCCTCGACCTCCCCGAGTCGTTCGACGAAGTCGTGCCGTGGCTGCGCTCGTTCCAGTCGTGGGCGTGGGCCGTGGCGATGGCCGTCGTCATCGCCGACTTCCTGCTGCCCATGCCGTCGACGCCGGCGCTGATCGGCCTGGGCGTCATCTACGGGCCATGGACTGGCGGCGCGCTCGGCGGCGTCGCTTGCACCACTGCCGGCATGATGGGCTTCGGGCTTGCCCGCATGCTCGGCCGCCGCGGCGCGCTGTGGCTCGTCGATGAGCGGGAGCTGGCGGCGGTGGAGCGCTTCTACTCGCGCTGGGGGATCTACGCGGTCGTCTTCGGACGCGCCGTCGGCGGCCCGGCCGAATGGCTCGTGCTCACGGCCGGCATCAGCGGAATGTCGTGGCTGCGGGCGCTGCTCGGCGTGATGGCCGGCGGTTTTGCCGCTGCGTTCGTGCACGCGATGCTCGGCGACATTGCCGTGCAGCGGCCGCTGCTGGCGCTGGTCATCGTTCTGACGCTGGCGGGTGCGATGGCGCTGGTCGCGCGCTGGATGATTCGCGCGCGCCGTTGA
- a CDS encoding serine hydrolase, with the protein MNEAALRERILQIADEAKAQAVAVAAYDFQRRRSWSLHGHRWFHAASTIKVPVLLAVFDAIHAGRFEHYSRVHVRNRFLSAVDGSPYRVDSRRDANGDVHAARGKTMMVRELAHHMIATSSNLATNLLLDVVGLQQAQATMARLGLRGIDLLRGVEDEAAWEADVNNRITAEGLCDALRMIEEGRAISPEASAAMLEILHQQRFKSGIPAGLPDDARVAHKTGEMSSVAHDGGIVYLGGRDAYVLVILTEWRPDTDGRQKTIARISRAVYETITAGTA; encoded by the coding sequence ATGAACGAAGCCGCCCTTCGCGAACGCATTCTCCAGATCGCCGATGAGGCCAAGGCGCAGGCGGTCGCGGTCGCCGCCTACGACTTTCAGCGGCGCCGCTCCTGGTCGCTGCACGGCCACCGCTGGTTCCACGCCGCCAGCACCATCAAGGTGCCGGTGCTGCTGGCCGTGTTCGACGCCATCCATGCCGGGCGGTTCGAGCACTACTCGCGCGTGCACGTCCGCAACCGCTTTCTGAGCGCCGTCGACGGCTCCCCTTACCGCGTCGACTCGCGCCGCGACGCCAACGGCGACGTCCACGCCGCGCGCGGAAAGACCATGATGGTGCGCGAGCTCGCCCATCACATGATCGCCACCAGCAGCAACCTGGCCACCAACCTGCTCCTGGACGTCGTGGGCCTGCAGCAGGCGCAGGCGACCATGGCACGGCTGGGCCTGCGCGGGATCGACCTGCTGCGCGGCGTCGAGGACGAGGCGGCCTGGGAGGCCGACGTCAACAACCGCATCACGGCCGAAGGCCTGTGCGACGCGCTGCGCATGATCGAGGAGGGCCGCGCGATCTCGCCGGAGGCCTCGGCGGCGATGCTCGAGATCCTCCACCAGCAGCGCTTCAAGAGCGGCATTCCGGCCGGGCTTCCCGACGACGCGCGCGTGGCCCACAAGACCGGCGAGATGTCCTCGGTCGCGCACGATGGCGGCATCGTCTACCTCGGCGGCCGCGACGCCTACGTGCTCGTGATCCTGACCGAGTGGCGACCGGACACCGACGGACGGCAGAAGACCATCGCGCGCATCTCGCGCGCCGTGTACGAGACGATCACCGCGGGCACCGCGTGA
- the yihA gene encoding ribosome biogenesis GTP-binding protein YihA/YsxC, with product MKITRAEFRAAATSVASIPPARHPEIALAGRSNVGKSSLLNRLTNRSSLARTSRTPGCTRGLLFYDVNDAITLVDLPGYGYASRSQAERRQWKVLVERYLETREELAGVLILVDSRRGPEQEESELAEYLQEVGLPFAFVLTKADKLTRSALARQTAAVSKAMAPAVVLATSSQSGAGIDGVWKWIRAAIAVESELDESDGDSGGGERGGGGERDGGGEDGGEDESGS from the coding sequence ATGAAGATCACACGTGCCGAGTTCCGCGCGGCGGCCACCAGCGTCGCATCGATCCCGCCCGCCCGCCATCCCGAGATCGCGCTGGCGGGTCGCTCCAATGTCGGCAAGTCCTCGCTCCTGAACCGGTTGACCAACCGAAGCTCGCTGGCTCGCACCAGCCGCACGCCCGGCTGCACGCGCGGGCTCCTCTTCTACGACGTCAATGACGCCATCACCCTCGTCGACCTTCCCGGCTACGGCTACGCCAGCCGGTCGCAGGCCGAGCGGCGCCAGTGGAAGGTGCTGGTGGAGCGCTACCTGGAGACGCGCGAGGAGCTGGCCGGCGTGCTCATCCTCGTCGACTCGCGGCGCGGGCCCGAGCAGGAAGAGTCCGAGCTGGCCGAGTATCTTCAGGAGGTCGGCCTGCCGTTCGCATTCGTCCTGACCAAGGCCGACAAGCTGACGCGCTCGGCGCTGGCCAGGCAGACGGCGGCCGTTTCCAAGGCCATGGCGCCGGCCGTGGTGCTGGCCACCTCCTCGCAGAGCGGCGCCGGGATCGACGGCGTCTGGAAATGGATCCGCGCCGCCATCGCGGTCGAGAGCGAGCTCGACGAGAGCGATGGCGACAGCGGCGGCGGCGAGCGCGGCGGCGGCGGCGAGCGCGACGGCGGCGGCGAAGATGGCGGCGAGGACGAGAGCGGCTCGTGA
- a CDS encoding molybdopterin-binding protein, giving the protein MRETPTAGLVVIGNEILSGKVTDANTPFLARELRSLGVSLERVTIIPDEIDTVASVVADFAARFDLVFTSGGVGPTHDDVTMEGIAKAFDREVVEHPGLRAAIEKFVGSRVNDAHLKMARVPDGCELVTGDHAAFPTIVVGNVYVLPGIPEIFQDKIVSLRDRFRTQPYHLRQVLVRENETGIAEFLNATLAAFPELLLGSYPKLAHPEYRVRLTLESKDESYLERALADLIERLPDGYVVRIEP; this is encoded by the coding sequence GTGCGCGAGACTCCGACGGCAGGGTTGGTCGTGATCGGCAACGAGATCCTTTCCGGGAAGGTGACCGATGCCAATACGCCCTTCCTGGCTCGTGAGCTGCGGTCTCTCGGCGTCTCGCTCGAGCGCGTCACGATCATTCCGGACGAGATCGACACGGTGGCAAGCGTCGTCGCCGACTTCGCCGCTCGCTTCGACCTCGTGTTCACCTCCGGCGGCGTCGGTCCCACGCACGACGACGTGACGATGGAGGGAATCGCCAAGGCGTTCGACCGCGAGGTCGTCGAGCATCCCGGCCTGCGCGCCGCGATCGAGAAGTTCGTCGGCTCGCGCGTCAACGACGCGCATCTGAAGATGGCGCGAGTTCCCGACGGCTGCGAGCTCGTCACCGGCGATCACGCGGCCTTCCCGACCATCGTCGTCGGCAACGTCTACGTGCTTCCGGGCATTCCCGAGATCTTCCAGGACAAGATCGTCTCGCTGCGCGACCGCTTCCGCACCCAGCCCTACCACCTTCGCCAGGTTCTGGTGCGGGAGAACGAGACGGGGATCGCCGAGTTCCTCAACGCCACGCTGGCGGCCTTCCCCGAGCTGCTGCTGGGCTCGTATCCCAAGCTTGCGCATCCGGAGTATCGGGTGCGCCTGACGCTCGAGTCCAAGGACGAGAGCTATCTGGAGCGCGCGCTGGCCGATCTGATCGAGAGGCTGCCCGACGGGTACGTGGTTCGAATCGAGCCCTGA
- the argJ gene encoding bifunctional glutamate N-acetyltransferase/amino-acid acetyltransferase ArgJ, with protein sequence MKIEPAAAPPPIRGFRFSGVHGGIKKKGRRDFALIVADRPCAAAAVFTQNACAAAPVVVAREHVAPGRLQAIMVNSGNANCATGEQGMKIARWSCDELAARLGIDPHLVLPCSTGVIGVPLDRRVMARAIALGVDQLSRRGFGAAARAILTSDAFPKWASRTLHLGGSEIQVAAMAKGAGMIEPKMATMLSFVLTDAKLSPAAAASMLKAGVARSLNRISVDGDTSTNDTCVLMASGDAAGDAIEGEESEGYQAVAGAVAEVLEEVARMIVRDGEGATKMIDLVVAGAADDAQADHVARKVVNSPLVRCALTGADPNWGRLVMALGNTGVAIDLSVLSVDVADVPLVRNGVVLSEDALNAARKVMKREAYTMTLRLGDGPGTATMITSDLTEEYVRFNSAYTS encoded by the coding sequence GTGAAGATCGAGCCAGCGGCTGCCCCTCCTCCCATTCGCGGCTTCCGTTTCAGCGGTGTCCACGGCGGCATCAAGAAGAAGGGGCGCCGCGACTTCGCGCTCATCGTCGCCGACCGTCCCTGCGCTGCCGCCGCCGTCTTCACGCAGAACGCGTGCGCTGCCGCTCCGGTCGTCGTCGCGCGCGAACACGTGGCGCCCGGCAGGCTGCAGGCGATCATGGTCAACTCCGGCAACGCCAACTGCGCCACCGGCGAGCAGGGGATGAAGATCGCGCGCTGGAGCTGCGATGAGCTGGCGGCGCGGCTCGGAATCGATCCGCACCTCGTGCTGCCGTGCTCGACCGGCGTGATCGGCGTTCCGCTGGACCGGCGCGTGATGGCGCGCGCCATCGCGCTCGGTGTCGATCAGCTGAGCAGGCGCGGCTTCGGCGCAGCCGCGCGGGCGATCCTGACCTCGGACGCGTTTCCGAAGTGGGCGTCGCGAACGCTGCACCTCGGCGGCAGCGAGATCCAGGTGGCGGCCATGGCCAAGGGCGCGGGCATGATCGAGCCGAAAATGGCCACGATGCTGTCGTTCGTCCTCACCGACGCCAAGCTCTCGCCAGCCGCGGCCGCCTCGATGCTGAAGGCGGGCGTAGCGCGCAGCCTCAACCGCATCAGCGTCGACGGCGATACCAGCACCAACGACACCTGCGTCCTGATGGCATCGGGCGACGCCGCCGGCGACGCGATCGAAGGCGAGGAGAGCGAAGGCTACCAGGCGGTGGCCGGCGCCGTGGCCGAGGTGCTCGAGGAAGTCGCGCGCATGATCGTGCGCGACGGCGAGGGCGCCACCAAGATGATCGATCTGGTCGTGGCCGGCGCTGCCGACGACGCGCAGGCCGACCACGTCGCGCGCAAGGTAGTCAACTCGCCGCTGGTGCGATGCGCACTGACCGGCGCCGATCCGAACTGGGGACGGCTGGTGATGGCGCTCGGCAACACCGGCGTCGCCATCGACCTCTCCGTGCTTTCGGTGGACGTGGCCGACGTGCCGCTGGTGCGCAACGGCGTCGTGCTCTCGGAGGATGCACTCAACGCCGCACGCAAGGTGATGAAGCGCGAGGCGTACACGATGACGCTGCGCCTGGGCGACGGCCCCGGGACCGCGACCATGATCACCAGCGATCTCACCGAAGAATACGTGCGCTTCAACTCCGCGTACACGTCGTGA
- the secA gene encoding preprotein translocase subunit SecA, which yields MLERIRKVILGDISTRFIKRLRPIVVRINELEPKIKELSDQELGAQTARFRERLDRGEPLDDMLVEAFATVREAGRRVLNMRHFDVQLIGGLILHAGRIAEMKTGEGKTLVATLPMYTNALLGKGCHLVTVNDYLARRDAEWMGRIYKFLGMSVGIIYHDMDDAERARAYRSDITYGQNNEFGFDYLRDNMKFSVQAFAQRDLHYAIVDEVDSILIDEARTPLIISGPAEQSTEKYYAINRIIPRLKKEEHFTIDEKQRSAMLTDEGVAEVEKILGVPNLYDPSAIEILHHVNQGLRAHALYRRDVDYMVHEGQVVIVDEFTGRLMPGRRWSDGLHQAVEAKEGVNIERENQTLATVTFQNYFRMYRKLAGMTGTAETEAEEFRKIYGLDVIVVPTNRPMIRKDHPDVVYKTQREKYKAVIEEIKDCHERGQPVLVGTISIEKSEMLGEMLKRDGVRHHVLNAKHHAREAEIVAQAGRKGAVTISTNMAGRGTDIVLGGNAEFLARAECMLGEEDAKWAATLERLREQCAAEREEVVAAGGLHILGTERHESRRIDNQLRGRSGRQGDPGSSRFFLSLEDDLLRIFGAERIQGLMKRLGMEDDVPIESRMVSRAVENAQKKVEGHNFDIRKHLLEYDDVMNKQREVIYTRRREYLAAESLRDEALAVAREHAEALPLNYIGDRPRAEWDWKALSDAVFGHFHIHFEIPEEERETIKPEQVVERLTAAVEARYEEREREFGDDIVRQLEKVILLQAIDHHWKDHLLAMDHLKEGIGLRGYGQRNPLQEYQREGFQLFEAMLERFEQDAISKLFSVRVATQEEQAAQREAEAQEEAAPRESAASSAGTSDAPAARQPAPAQPALDRRAAERQLMEARLNQQRLEEQRRRAERQMVLSHGNDRQPAQRPGQTREPDRVGRNDPCPCGSGKKYKKCHGKVA from the coding sequence ATGCTCGAACGCATCCGTAAAGTGATTCTGGGGGACATCAGCACGCGCTTCATCAAGCGCCTGCGCCCCATCGTCGTCCGCATCAACGAGCTCGAGCCCAAGATCAAGGAGCTGTCCGACCAGGAGCTGGGCGCGCAGACCGCGCGCTTTCGCGAGCGCCTGGACCGCGGCGAGCCGCTCGACGACATGCTGGTGGAGGCGTTCGCCACGGTGCGCGAGGCGGGGCGGCGCGTCCTCAACATGCGCCACTTCGACGTGCAGCTGATCGGCGGCCTGATCCTGCACGCCGGCCGCATCGCCGAAATGAAGACCGGCGAAGGCAAGACGCTGGTGGCGACCCTGCCCATGTACACCAACGCCCTTCTGGGCAAGGGCTGCCACCTGGTCACCGTCAACGACTACCTGGCGCGCCGCGACGCCGAGTGGATGGGCCGCATCTACAAGTTCCTGGGCATGTCGGTGGGCATCATCTACCACGACATGGACGACGCCGAGCGCGCCCGCGCCTACCGCTCCGACATCACCTACGGCCAGAACAACGAGTTCGGGTTCGACTACCTGCGCGACAACATGAAGTTCTCGGTGCAGGCCTTCGCCCAGCGCGACCTGCACTACGCCATCGTCGACGAGGTCGACTCGATCCTGATCGACGAGGCGCGCACGCCGCTGATCATCTCGGGCCCGGCCGAGCAGTCGACCGAGAAGTACTACGCCATCAACCGCATCATACCGCGGCTGAAGAAGGAAGAGCACTTCACGATCGACGAGAAGCAGCGCTCGGCCATGCTGACCGACGAGGGCGTTGCCGAGGTCGAGAAGATTCTCGGCGTACCCAATCTCTACGATCCCTCCGCCATCGAGATCCTGCATCACGTCAATCAGGGCCTGCGCGCGCACGCGCTCTACAGGCGCGACGTGGATTACATGGTGCACGAAGGGCAGGTGGTGATCGTCGACGAGTTCACCGGGCGACTCATGCCCGGGCGCCGGTGGAGCGACGGCCTGCATCAGGCGGTGGAAGCCAAGGAAGGCGTCAACATCGAGCGCGAGAACCAGACGCTCGCGACCGTCACCTTCCAGAACTACTTCCGCATGTACCGAAAGCTGGCGGGCATGACGGGAACCGCCGAGACCGAGGCCGAGGAGTTTCGCAAGATCTACGGCCTCGACGTCATCGTGGTGCCCACCAACCGCCCGATGATCCGCAAGGACCATCCCGACGTCGTCTACAAAACCCAGCGCGAGAAATACAAGGCGGTCATCGAGGAGATCAAGGACTGCCACGAGCGCGGCCAGCCCGTACTCGTGGGCACGATTTCGATCGAGAAGTCGGAGATGCTCGGCGAGATGCTCAAGCGCGACGGCGTGCGCCACCACGTCCTCAACGCCAAGCATCACGCGCGCGAAGCCGAGATCGTCGCGCAGGCGGGCCGCAAGGGCGCGGTGACGATCTCGACCAACATGGCCGGCCGCGGCACCGACATCGTGCTCGGCGGCAACGCCGAATTCCTCGCGCGAGCCGAGTGCATGCTCGGCGAGGAGGACGCCAAATGGGCCGCCACGCTGGAGCGGCTGCGCGAGCAGTGCGCCGCCGAGCGCGAGGAGGTCGTGGCCGCCGGCGGCCTGCACATCCTAGGCACCGAGCGTCACGAGTCGCGGCGAATCGACAACCAGCTTCGCGGCCGTTCGGGCCGCCAGGGCGATCCGGGCTCGTCGCGCTTCTTCCTGTCGCTCGAGGACGATCTGCTGCGCATCTTCGGAGCCGAACGCATCCAGGGCCTGATGAAGCGCCTGGGCATGGAGGACGACGTACCCATCGAGTCGCGCATGGTCTCGCGCGCGGTGGAGAACGCGCAGAAGAAGGTCGAGGGACACAACTTCGACATCCGCAAGCACCTGCTCGAATACGACGACGTCATGAACAAGCAGCGCGAGGTGATCTACACCCGCCGCCGCGAGTATCTTGCTGCCGAAAGCCTGCGCGACGAGGCGCTGGCCGTCGCGCGCGAGCATGCCGAAGCGCTGCCGCTCAACTACATCGGCGACCGGCCGCGTGCCGAGTGGGACTGGAAGGCGCTGAGCGACGCGGTCTTCGGCCACTTCCACATCCATTTCGAGATTCCCGAAGAGGAGCGCGAAACGATCAAGCCCGAGCAGGTCGTCGAGCGCCTGACCGCGGCCGTGGAGGCGCGCTACGAAGAGCGCGAGCGCGAGTTCGGCGACGACATCGTGCGCCAGCTCGAGAAGGTCATCCTGCTGCAGGCCATCGACCATCACTGGAAGGACCACCTGCTGGCGATGGATCATCTCAAGGAAGGCATCGGCCTGCGCGGATACGGCCAGCGCAACCCGTTGCAGGAGTACCAGCGCGAAGGCTTCCAGCTTTTCGAGGCGATGCTCGAGCGCTTCGAGCAGGACGCGATCTCCAAGCTGTTCTCCGTGCGCGTGGCCACGCAGGAAGAGCAGGCCGCGCAGCGCGAGGCGGAGGCGCAGGAAGAGGCCGCCCCGCGCGAATCGGCCGCCAGCAGCGCCGGCACCAGCGATGCCCCCGCCGCGCGGCAGCCGGCTCCGGCGCAGCCCGCTCTGGACCGGCGCGCAGCCGAGCGCCAGCTCATGGAAGCGCGCCTGAATCAGCAGCGACTCGAAGAGCAGCGACGGCGCGCGGAGCGCCAGATGGTGCTCTCGCACGGCAATGACCGCCAGCCGGCACAGCGTCCCGGACAGACACGCGAGCCGGACAGGGTCGGACGCAACGACCCTTGCCCTTGCGGCAGCGGCAAAAAATACAAGAAGTGTCACGGAAAGGTTGCGTGA
- a CDS encoding decaprenyl-phosphate phosphoribosyltransferase, with amino-acid sequence MRRHLFELLRPTHWVKNGFVLAAFVFSLNRTSEIALVRTVAAFVIFCLASSSAYVLNDVLDASRDRLHPEKRLRPVACGAVSRRDALVLALALAVAALAGSLLVDLQLFLCTAAFLTLQAAYSSALKRVAVIDAMAIAGGFVLRTMAGVIAAGAQMSAWLFLSTFLLALFLALAKRRHELLELGDQAGDHRDVLERYRQTPLDTLIVLLALAVIGVYVQYTLSSDVAARLGTTRLYVTVPFVVFGVFRYLFLVYGHEKGGNPTNALLDDHPLQIGVALWAATVVVLLYA; translated from the coding sequence GTGAGGCGCCACCTGTTCGAGCTGCTGCGGCCCACGCACTGGGTCAAGAACGGTTTCGTCCTGGCCGCGTTCGTCTTCTCGCTCAATCGCACCAGCGAGATCGCGCTGGTGCGCACCGTCGCGGCATTCGTGATCTTCTGCCTGGCCTCCAGCAGCGCCTACGTCCTCAATGACGTCCTCGATGCGTCGCGCGACCGCCTTCACCCGGAGAAGCGCCTGCGCCCGGTGGCCTGCGGCGCCGTCTCGCGCCGCGACGCGCTGGTGCTGGCGCTGGCGCTGGCCGTCGCCGCGCTCGCCGGCTCGCTGCTGGTCGACCTGCAGCTGTTCCTGTGCACTGCCGCGTTCCTGACCCTGCAGGCCGCCTACAGCAGCGCTCTCAAGCGCGTCGCGGTCATCGATGCGATGGCGATTGCCGGCGGTTTCGTGCTGCGGACCATGGCGGGCGTGATTGCGGCGGGCGCGCAGATGTCGGCGTGGCTGTTCCTGTCCACGTTCCTGCTCGCGCTGTTCCTGGCGCTGGCCAAGCGCCGTCACGAGCTGCTCGAGCTGGGCGATCAGGCAGGCGATCATCGCGACGTGCTCGAGCGCTACCGGCAGACGCCGCTGGATACGCTGATCGTGCTGCTGGCGCTGGCGGTCATCGGCGTCTACGTCCAGTACACGCTCAGCAGCGACGTCGCGGCCCGCCTCGGGACCACCCGCTTGTACGTGACGGTTCCTTTTGTGGTCTTCGGGGTTTTTCGCTACCTATTCCTGGTTTACGGGCACGAGAAAGGCGGCAACCCCACCAACGCTCTGCTCGATGACCACCCGCTGCAGATCGGGGTCGCCTTGTGGGCCGCGACGGTGGTCGTTCTCCTGTACGCGTAG
- a CDS encoding RNA polymerase factor sigma-32, protein MADRRTTDSESHDGTSGADASAGKRRRSTDTDKEAPEGTHQPKTRKRSSRAAKASAKTVPPKDAAREPAKARADEAATDEDDAIVLEPEVLEAEILDDLSAPDFAADPDLSTDAEPAGEPVVITDDADDMLAASEGIGERNVEVQLPTLAAAPSAGALVPADALSRYLAEIRHYPLLSREEEHELAVRYAEEGDRDAAVKLITSNLRLVVLIAREYQRAFHNLLDLVQEGNVGLLEAVKQFDPYRGVRFPSYAVWWIRAYIIRYVMNNFRLVKVGTTQAQRRLFFNLNKEKARLEAAGFKPTSKMIAENLGVKEREVIEMDQRLASSSEMSVETPLTRDEDAGTMLDVLRAPGASAEEEVAEGEFYALMKEKLGEFAETLKGREAEIFQERLVAENPLTLQELGDRYGVSRERVRQMEAAVKKKLREYLVSQVRDLDEDMVV, encoded by the coding sequence ATGGCCGACCGAAGAACGACCGACAGCGAATCCCACGACGGCACCAGCGGTGCCGACGCATCAGCCGGCAAACGCCGCCGTTCCACCGACACCGACAAAGAGGCGCCCGAGGGCACCCACCAGCCCAAAACGCGCAAGCGTTCGTCCCGCGCCGCCAAGGCTTCTGCCAAGACCGTGCCGCCCAAGGACGCGGCGCGCGAGCCTGCCAAGGCCCGCGCCGACGAGGCGGCCACGGACGAGGACGACGCCATCGTCCTGGAGCCCGAGGTGCTGGAGGCCGAAATCCTCGACGACCTCTCCGCGCCCGACTTCGCCGCCGATCCCGACCTGAGCACCGATGCCGAGCCGGCCGGCGAGCCCGTCGTCATCACCGATGATGCCGACGACATGCTGGCGGCCAGCGAGGGTATCGGCGAGCGCAACGTCGAGGTGCAGCTTCCGACGCTTGCAGCCGCGCCGAGCGCAGGCGCGCTCGTGCCGGCCGATGCGCTGTCGCGCTACCTCGCCGAGATCCGGCACTATCCGCTTCTGTCGCGCGAGGAGGAGCACGAGCTTGCCGTCCGCTACGCCGAGGAAGGCGACCGCGACGCGGCCGTCAAGCTCATCACCTCGAATCTGCGCCTGGTGGTGCTGATCGCGCGTGAGTACCAGCGCGCGTTCCACAACCTCCTCGACCTCGTCCAGGAAGGCAACGTCGGCCTCCTCGAAGCGGTCAAGCAGTTCGACCCGTACCGCGGCGTGCGCTTCCCGTCGTACGCGGTGTGGTGGATTCGCGCCTACATCATCCGCTACGTCATGAACAATTTCCGCCTGGTCAAGGTCGGCACGACGCAGGCGCAGCGGCGGCTGTTCTTCAATCTGAACAAGGAGAAGGCGCGCCTGGAGGCCGCCGGCTTCAAGCCCACGAGCAAGATGATCGCCGAGAACCTGGGCGTGAAGGAGCGCGAGGTCATCGAGATGGACCAGCGGCTGGCCTCGTCCTCGGAGATGTCGGTGGAGACGCCGCTGACGCGGGACGAGGACGCCGGGACGATGCTCGACGTGCTGCGCGCCCCCGGCGCCAGCGCCGAGGAAGAGGTGGCCGAGGGAGAGTTCTACGCGCTGATGAAGGAGAAGCTCGGCGAGTTCGCCGAGACCCTCAAGGGGCGAGAGGCGGAGATCTTCCAGGAGCGGCTGGTCGCGGAGAACCCGCTGACCCTCCAGGAGCTGGGTGACCGCTACGGCGTCAGCCGCGAGCGCGTCCGCCAGATGGAGGCGGCGGTCAAGAAGAAGCTGCGCGAGTATCTGGTCAGCCAGGTGCGCGACCTCGACGAAGATATGGTCGTTTGA
- a CDS encoding SRPBCC family protein, translated as MNKNVRSVALAAAVLSLAGLAGCDMISGYFRAQKAAVKWEGQIEEIAFSKLEKDGKVFDIEMHSRIDAPPDKVWEAMKQPQRLSEFSDQYKKSEVLKDEGNHKELELHVLALDNLQTFTVSMDFDDATKTLKIKTITSSIADIDGSYHLEPSPDGTKTAYIYKAKQTDKVALPISESVQASAIKESFVNQVRAIKKQIGVEKPAAAG; from the coding sequence ATGAACAAGAACGTTCGCTCTGTTGCTCTGGCCGCGGCCGTCCTGAGTCTGGCAGGCCTTGCCGGCTGCGACATGATCTCGGGCTACTTCCGCGCCCAGAAGGCCGCGGTCAAGTGGGAGGGCCAGATCGAGGAGATCGCCTTCTCCAAGCTCGAGAAGGACGGGAAGGTGTTCGACATCGAGATGCACTCGCGCATCGACGCTCCGCCCGACAAGGTCTGGGAGGCGATGAAGCAGCCGCAGCGCCTGTCCGAGTTCAGCGACCAGTACAAGAAGAGCGAGGTGCTCAAGGACGAGGGCAACCACAAGGAGCTGGAGCTCCACGTGCTGGCGCTCGACAACCTGCAGACCTTCACGGTCTCGATGGACTTCGACGACGCCACCAAGACGCTGAAGATCAAGACCATCACCTCCTCGATCGCCGACATCGACGGCAGCTATCATCTGGAGCCGTCGCCGGACGGCACCAAGACCGCCTACATCTACAAGGCCAAGCAGACCGACAAGGTCGCGCTGCCGATCTCCGAGAGCGTGCAGGCCAGTGCGATCAAGGAGAGCTTCGTCAACCAGGTGCGCGCGATCAAGAAGCAGATCGGCGTCGAGAAGCCGGCAGCCGCCGGGTGA